One part of the Diadema setosum chromosome 6, eeDiaSeto1, whole genome shotgun sequence genome encodes these proteins:
- the LOC140230216 gene encoding uncharacterized protein, which yields MTSFYQRFQGSEMDRKPRVLVCTSSLQSSVQGFIDYITREFGHLSRDIQFCQLPYNDVSEFSFRDRPVDAVILCHSIHNRRMAITNVTDALYDKFLPRVAHLLGKNNIGVIVHDMPSEKMDTSDKYEQQIGFLKTTQPTTFACASLVAMAGKLGPNSPELFGDSLVQIEQFLRGTSPRRVAARDSGVATPTWTVNNKTVILGIVGAVCLMLIIAAIVAVIVEETNPNSNSTAVEVGSHVPQSRSDRAANMEGMIMKLTIPPDSSVERGAEEREEIEEKRNEKVEWEGEKEKQEGEREGEEKRIENEKWEGEEEGEGDKRREEKRGERRRGPAHAG from the exons ATGACTAGCTTCTACCAGCGATTTCAAGGTAGTGAG ATGGACCGGAAGCCCAGGGTCTTAGTCTGCACATCCAGCCTGCAGAGCAGTGTCCAAGGATTCATTGACTATATCACTCGAGAGTTCGGCCACCTCAGCAGAGACATTCAGTTCTGCCAACTGCCTTATAACGATGTGAGCGAGTTTTCGTTCCGAGATCGCCCAGTGGATGCCGTGATCCTGTGTCACTCCATTCACAACAGGAGAATGGCCATCACCAATGTCACAGACGCCCTCTACGACAAATTTCTGCCAAGGGTTGCGCATCTTCTTG gcAAGAACAACATTGGTGTGATTGTGCACGATATGCCATCAGAGAAGATGGACACGAGCGACAAATACGAACAACAAATCGGGTTTTTGAAGACCACTCAACCGACAACTTTCGCCTGCGCCTCTCTGGTGGCGATGGCAGGGAAACTGGGGCCCAACTCTCCCGAGCTCTTCGGCGACAGTCTCGTCCAGATAGAGCAATTTCTTAGAGGAACTTCTCCAAGAAGAGTGGCTGCAAGAGACTCTGGTGTTGCCACGCCAACTTGGACGGTGAATAACAAGACGGTCATCCTTGGTATTGTGGGCGCCGTTTGCCTGATGTTAATCATTGCTGCAATAGTGGCTGTGATTGTAGAAGAAACAAATCCCAACTCCAACTCGACGGCAGTTGAAGTCGGGTCTCATGTTCCTCAGAGCAGGTCAGACAGAGCTGCTAATATGGAAggtatgattatgaaattgaCCATACCACCTGATTCCAGCGTAGAGAGAGGGGcagaggagagagaggagatagaagaaaagagaaatgaaaaggtGGAGTGGGAAGGGGAGAAGGAGAAAcaggagggagagagggagggagaagaaaagagaattgaaaatgaaaagtgggaaggggaggaagagggggagggggataagagaagagaagagaaaagaggagagaggaggagaggcCCTGCGCATGCTGGGTAA